In one Melaminivora jejuensis genomic region, the following are encoded:
- a CDS encoding GNAT family N-acetyltransferase, with translation MSAVAGVVVDAAANTPWTLRALAAADVPGLLAVQRACYGEEFVEAAEVFVRRLASPANCSLVLTTAQGEVCAYLAAYRSRLGCITPLHGDFGVTAQPDTLYLHDLAVAPAWAGRGLAVRLLAPAWTQARRAGLTHSALVAVQGAQHWWQRHGYAPRPQLPALQQAHLSSYGEAAVYLCKSLL, from the coding sequence ATGAGCGCGGTGGCCGGCGTGGTGGTGGACGCGGCGGCGAATACCCCCTGGACGCTGCGCGCGCTGGCGGCGGCGGATGTGCCCGGCCTGCTGGCCGTGCAGCGCGCCTGCTATGGCGAGGAATTCGTCGAGGCTGCCGAGGTCTTTGTCCGCCGCCTGGCCAGCCCGGCCAACTGTTCGCTGGTGCTGACCACGGCCCAGGGCGAGGTCTGCGCCTATCTAGCGGCCTATCGCTCGCGCCTGGGCTGCATCACGCCGCTGCATGGCGACTTCGGGGTCACGGCGCAGCCCGACACCCTGTACCTGCACGACCTGGCCGTGGCGCCCGCCTGGGCCGGGCGCGGCCTGGCGGTGCGACTGCTGGCCCCGGCCTGGACGCAGGCGCGCCGCGCCGGCCTGACGCATTCGGCCCTGGTGGCCGTGCAGGGCGCGCAGCACTGGTGGCAGCGCCATGGCTATGCGCCCCGCCCGCAACTGCCGGCGCTGCAGCAGGCGCACCTGTCCAGCTATGGCGAGGCAGCGGTCTATCTGTGCAAATCACTCCTGTAA
- the mnmA gene encoding tRNA 2-thiouridine(34) synthase MnmA, with product MSSKKQRIVVGLSGGVDSAVTAHLLKAQGHEVVGIFMKNWEDDDDSEHCSSRQDFLDAASVADVLGIEIEHVNFAAEYKDRVFAEFLREYQAGRTPNPDVLCNAEIKFKAFLDHAFALGAERIATGHYARVRHNPASGLFELLKGVDASKDQSYFLHRLSQVQLARTLFPVGELHKSEVRRIAAEIKLPNAKKKDSTGICFIGERPFREFLNRYISHAPGPIVDERGRRLGRHVGLSFYTLGQRQGLGIGGVKEKGAARGSGEHAPWFVARKELATNTLHVVQGHDHPWLLSQRLTAQDASWIAGAPPAPGPCAAKTRYRQSDAACRVVQASGTDFTLEFADGQWAVTPGQSAVLYEGEVCLGGGVIAAVDDRADCSKVTVNDCD from the coding sequence ATGTCCAGCAAGAAGCAGCGCATCGTCGTCGGCCTGTCCGGCGGAGTGGATTCCGCCGTCACGGCGCATCTTTTGAAAGCCCAGGGCCACGAGGTGGTCGGCATCTTCATGAAGAACTGGGAGGATGACGACGACAGCGAGCACTGCTCGTCGCGCCAGGATTTCCTGGATGCCGCCAGCGTGGCCGACGTGCTGGGCATCGAGATCGAGCACGTCAACTTTGCCGCCGAGTACAAGGATCGGGTCTTTGCCGAGTTCCTGCGCGAGTACCAGGCCGGGCGCACGCCCAATCCGGACGTGCTGTGCAACGCCGAGATCAAGTTCAAGGCCTTCCTGGATCACGCTTTTGCGCTGGGCGCCGAGCGCATCGCCACCGGCCATTACGCGCGCGTGCGCCACAACCCGGCCAGCGGCCTGTTCGAGCTGCTCAAGGGCGTGGATGCGTCCAAGGATCAGAGCTACTTCCTGCACCGCTTGAGCCAGGTGCAGCTGGCGCGCACGCTGTTTCCGGTGGGTGAGCTGCACAAGTCCGAGGTGCGCCGCATCGCCGCCGAGATCAAACTGCCCAATGCGAAGAAGAAGGACTCCACCGGCATCTGCTTTATCGGCGAGCGGCCCTTTCGCGAATTCCTGAACCGCTATATCAGCCATGCGCCCGGCCCCATCGTGGACGAGCGCGGGCGCCGGCTGGGCCGCCATGTCGGCCTGAGCTTCTACACCCTGGGCCAGCGCCAGGGCCTGGGCATAGGTGGGGTCAAGGAAAAAGGTGCTGCGCGCGGCAGTGGCGAGCACGCGCCCTGGTTCGTCGCACGCAAGGAGCTGGCCACCAACACCTTGCACGTGGTGCAGGGCCACGACCACCCCTGGCTGCTGTCGCAGCGCCTCACGGCGCAGGATGCGAGCTGGATTGCCGGCGCCCCGCCCGCGCCCGGCCCGTGCGCGGCCAAGACGCGCTACCGGCAGAGCGATGCGGCGTGCCGCGTGGTGCAGGCAAGTGGCACGGATTTCACGCTGGAGTTTGCCGACGGGCAATGGGCTGTCACGCCGGGACAGTCAGCCGTGCTATATGAGGGGGAGGTCTGCCTGGGCGGCGGCGTGATTGCCGCTGTGGACGACAGGGCCGACTGCAGCAAAGTCACTGTCAACGATTGTGACTAA
- a CDS encoding sensor histidine kinase translates to MKGSAATGSLRLRLLAGTLAWVLLTVALAGWGLRALFREHIAQQLQAQLVLQLDALSGNVDWDDAAQQPRVALLSDARLGQPLSGLYWQIDRLGSAPQVALARSRSLWDQVLQLPAVPGEYPARGHRVLRLAGPQGQQLLAVARTLELPEDEAPLLRLAVAGDEALLAEPLQRFTRMLLLALSMLALGLALAVALQLHLALRPLAVLRQRLADVRLGRAERLQGRFPQELTPLVDEFNHVLAENADMVQRARTQAGNLAHAVHTPLAVLANAAGQESGPLAQLVAEQVASARRQVDWHLARARAAAAVRATGLATPVLEPIRALLRTMGRLHAARGIAFTLAQGAQDLPFRGEAQDLYELLGNLLDNAGKWACARVLVDVQRAGALACISVDDDGPGIPEAERARMFERGTRLDEGQPGSGLGLDIVRALVETYGGSVQAQASVLGGARLLLYLPISESS, encoded by the coding sequence ATGAAGGGCAGCGCCGCGACCGGCTCGCTGCGTCTGCGCCTGCTGGCCGGCACGCTGGCCTGGGTGCTGCTGACCGTGGCGCTGGCCGGCTGGGGCCTGCGCGCGCTGTTTCGCGAGCACATCGCCCAGCAATTGCAGGCGCAGTTGGTGCTGCAGCTCGACGCCCTGAGCGGCAATGTCGATTGGGACGATGCGGCGCAGCAGCCGCGCGTGGCCCTGCTGTCCGATGCCCGGCTAGGGCAGCCGCTGTCGGGCCTGTACTGGCAGATCGACCGCCTGGGCAGCGCGCCGCAGGTGGCGCTGGCGCGCTCGCGTTCGCTGTGGGATCAGGTGCTGCAGCTACCTGCCGTGCCGGGGGAATACCCCGCGCGCGGCCACCGCGTGCTGCGCCTGGCCGGCCCGCAGGGCCAGCAGCTGCTGGCTGTGGCGCGCACGCTGGAGCTGCCCGAGGACGAGGCGCCGCTGCTGCGCCTGGCCGTGGCCGGCGACGAGGCGCTGCTGGCCGAGCCGCTGCAGCGCTTCACGCGCATGTTGCTGCTGGCGCTGTCCATGCTGGCGCTGGGCCTGGCGCTGGCTGTGGCGCTGCAATTGCACCTGGCGCTGCGCCCGCTGGCCGTGCTGCGCCAGCGGCTGGCGGATGTGCGCCTGGGCCGCGCCGAGCGGCTGCAGGGGCGATTCCCGCAGGAGCTGACGCCGCTGGTCGATGAGTTCAATCATGTGCTGGCCGAGAACGCCGACATGGTGCAGCGCGCCCGCACCCAGGCCGGCAACCTGGCGCACGCCGTACACACGCCGCTGGCCGTGCTGGCCAATGCCGCTGGGCAGGAATCCGGCCCGCTGGCGCAGCTGGTCGCCGAGCAGGTGGCCAGCGCGCGCCGGCAGGTGGACTGGCACCTGGCGCGCGCCCGCGCTGCCGCCGCCGTGCGCGCCACCGGCCTGGCGACGCCGGTGCTGGAGCCGATCCGGGCGCTCCTGCGCACCATGGGCCGGCTGCACGCGGCGCGCGGCATCGCGTTCACGCTGGCACAGGGCGCGCAGGATCTGCCGTTTCGCGGCGAGGCGCAGGACTTGTACGAGCTGCTGGGCAATCTGCTGGACAACGCTGGCAAGTGGGCGTGCGCGCGCGTGCTGGTCGATGTGCAGCGCGCCGGGGCGCTGGCGTGCATCAGCGTCGATGACGACGGCCCTGGCATCCCCGAGGCCGAGCGCGCGCGCATGTTCGAGCGCGGCACGCGGCTCGATGAGGGCCAGCCCGGCTCCGGCCTGGGGCTGGACATCGTGCGCGCGCTGGTCGAGACCTACGGCGGCAGCGTGCAGGCGCAGGCCTCGGTGCTGGGTGGGGCGCGGCTGCTGCTGTACCTGCCGATCAGTGAAAGCTCCTGA
- a CDS encoding NUDIX hydrolase, with product MPHRWKPNVTVAAIIEQGGRFLLVEEHTTDGLKLNNPAGHLDPGESPQQACVREVLEETAHDFEPQALVGVYLNRFIKTRTGDDLTYMRFAFAGRLGAHHGWRSLDAGIVRTVWLTADEIRACPERHRSPLLLRSLEDYLAGQRHPLTLVQTDASVLQVGAVAAQAF from the coding sequence ATGCCCCATCGCTGGAAACCCAATGTCACCGTGGCCGCCATCATCGAGCAGGGGGGCCGCTTCCTGCTGGTCGAAGAGCACACCACCGACGGCCTGAAGCTGAACAACCCGGCGGGCCACCTTGACCCGGGCGAGTCGCCCCAGCAGGCCTGCGTGCGCGAGGTGCTGGAGGAGACGGCGCACGACTTCGAGCCGCAGGCGCTGGTCGGCGTGTACCTGAACCGCTTCATCAAGACGCGCACCGGCGATGATCTGACCTACATGCGCTTTGCCTTTGCGGGCCGGCTGGGCGCGCACCACGGCTGGCGCAGTCTGGATGCGGGCATCGTGCGCACGGTGTGGCTGACGGCCGATGAAATCCGCGCCTGCCCCGAGCGCCACCGCAGCCCGCTGCTGCTGCGCTCGCTGGAGGACTACCTGGCCGGCCAACGCCACCCGCTGACGCTGGTGCAGACCGATGCTTCGGTGCTGCAGGTCGGGGCGGTGGCCGCGCAGGCTTTCTGA
- a CDS encoding riboflavin synthase subunit alpha, giving the protein MFTGIVQAVAHLAAIEDRPGLRTFTIEFPAGFCAGLEIGASVAVDGVCLTVTQIASSTAARFDVMQQSLNITTLGSYAQGDRVNVERAAREGAEIGGHPLSGHVDFTARLESVREFDNNLVWRVAVPERYLRYVFAKGYIAIHGASLTVAEVDRRAGWFEVWLIPETRRATVFEGKRAGDALNIEIERSTQIVVDTVREAVHDSLGRLAPVLEALLAEKGLALDDYLPRPGAPRSSP; this is encoded by the coding sequence ATGTTCACAGGCATCGTCCAGGCCGTCGCCCACCTCGCCGCCATCGAAGACCGCCCCGGTCTGCGCACCTTCACCATCGAGTTCCCCGCAGGGTTTTGCGCGGGCCTGGAGATCGGCGCCAGCGTGGCCGTCGATGGCGTGTGCCTGACGGTGACGCAAATCGCCTCGTCCACCGCCGCGCGCTTCGATGTCATGCAGCAAAGCCTGAACATCACCACGCTGGGCAGCTATGCGCAAGGCGATCGGGTGAACGTCGAGCGCGCCGCCAGGGAGGGCGCCGAGATCGGCGGCCACCCGCTGTCGGGCCACGTGGACTTCACGGCGCGGCTGGAGAGCGTGCGCGAGTTTGACAACAACCTGGTCTGGCGCGTGGCCGTGCCCGAGCGCTACTTGCGCTACGTCTTCGCCAAGGGCTACATCGCCATCCACGGCGCCAGCCTGACGGTGGCCGAGGTCGATCGGCGCGCGGGCTGGTTCGAGGTCTGGCTGATCCCCGAGACGCGCCGCGCCACGGTGTTCGAGGGCAAGCGCGCCGGTGACGCACTGAACATCGAGATCGAGCGCAGCACCCAGATCGTGGTGGACACGGTGCGCGAAGCCGTACACGACAGCCTGGGCCGCCTGGCGCCGGTGCTGGAGGCGCTGCTGGCAGAAAAAGGCCTGGCGCTGGACGACTACCTGCCCCGGCCCGGGGCGCCGCGATCGTCGCCATGA
- a CDS encoding YhcG family protein → MRLSGGGVGILCSDVQCPFDPGACRITEASGPIHPAYAQWLAQLKTRFRQVQIKAAVAVNTELLQFYWALGADIAAQQAQVPWGSGFLAQLSQDLMREFPQVKGFSLRNLKYIRKCPDPAQALFYVQQTQLHSWSRAVLTHQIEGGLWQRQGRALNNFAQTLPAPQSELAGQLLKDPYVFDFLSLTPEHTERELEIALTEHITQFLLELGAGFAYMGRQVPLRVGEREFFLDLLFYHARLHCYVVVELKTVDFEPEFAGKLNFYLKAVNAQMRGPHDAPTIGLLLCKSRDRLVAEYALVGYPQAAGAGQLRAVALPARGAARATAQHRTAGGRTGPGRARTGHSRAGIIALLCPARSSASSSACPAEWIPPSRRIF, encoded by the coding sequence TTGCGCCTGTCGGGGGGGGGCGTCGGCATCCTGTGCAGCGATGTCCAATGTCCGTTTGACCCAGGAGCCTGCCGCATAACTGAAGCCAGCGGCCCCATCCATCCTGCCTATGCCCAATGGCTGGCACAGCTCAAGACGCGCTTTCGCCAGGTGCAGATCAAGGCGGCGGTGGCCGTCAACACCGAGTTGCTGCAGTTCTACTGGGCGCTGGGCGCGGACATTGCCGCGCAGCAGGCCCAGGTGCCGTGGGGCAGCGGCTTTCTGGCGCAACTCAGTCAGGATTTGATGCGTGAGTTTCCGCAGGTGAAGGGTTTTTCACTGCGCAACCTCAAGTACATCCGCAAGTGTCCCGACCCCGCCCAGGCATTGTTCTACGTGCAGCAGACCCAGCTCCACAGCTGGAGCCGCGCGGTACTGACGCACCAGATCGAGGGCGGGCTGTGGCAGCGCCAGGGACGGGCACTGAACAACTTCGCCCAGACCCTGCCTGCGCCGCAATCCGAGCTGGCCGGACAGCTGCTCAAAGACCCTTATGTGTTCGATTTTCTGAGCCTGACGCCCGAGCACACCGAGCGTGAGCTGGAGATAGCGTTGACCGAGCACATCACCCAGTTCCTGCTGGAACTGGGCGCGGGTTTTGCCTATATGGGGCGGCAGGTGCCGCTGCGGGTGGGCGAGCGCGAGTTCTTTCTGGACTTGCTCTTCTACCATGCACGCCTGCATTGCTACGTGGTGGTGGAACTCAAGACTGTGGACTTCGAGCCAGAGTTTGCCGGCAAGCTCAACTTCTACCTGAAAGCGGTGAACGCTCAGATGCGCGGCCCGCACGACGCGCCCACCATTGGCCTGCTGCTGTGCAAGAGCCGGGATCGGCTGGTCGCCGAATACGCGCTGGTCGGATATCCACAAGCCGCTGGGGCTGGCCAGCTCCGAGCTGTCGCACTCCCTGCCCGAGGCGCTGCGCGGGCAACTGCCCAGCATCGAACGGCTGGAGGCAGAACTGGCCCAGGGCGCGCCAGGACAGGGCATAGCCGCGCCGGGATAATCGCCCTCCTATGTCCAGCAAGAAGCAGCGCATCGTCGTCGGCCTGTCCGGCGGAGTGGATTCCGCCGTCACGGCGCATCTTTTGA
- the bcsD gene encoding cellulose biosynthesis protein BcsD: MQHAFSQASTASLDAAHAQRLQCQRQWRGFLSALGQEFAEALPAQELTVLMARIGMRFAAQHPLAASDTLPGLQQAMNAVWDALDWGVVELSQSSAGMEIRHRFSPLVAAFGEAAGGWAVGFLQGAYQQWFDAAGASGLKVQAAGAPDALGSVQLRLVTA, from the coding sequence ATGCAACATGCCTTCTCGCAAGCCAGCACTGCCAGCCTCGACGCCGCTCATGCCCAGCGCCTGCAATGCCAGCGTCAATGGCGTGGCTTCCTGAGCGCCCTGGGGCAGGAGTTCGCCGAAGCCCTGCCGGCGCAGGAATTGACCGTCCTGATGGCGCGCATTGGTATGCGCTTTGCAGCGCAGCACCCGCTGGCTGCCAGCGACACCTTGCCCGGTCTGCAGCAGGCCATGAACGCCGTCTGGGACGCGCTCGATTGGGGCGTGGTCGAGCTGTCCCAGTCTTCTGCCGGCATGGAGATCCGCCATCGCTTCTCGCCCCTGGTGGCGGCCTTTGGCGAGGCGGCGGGCGGCTGGGCGGTGGGCTTTCTGCAAGGCGCCTACCAGCAATGGTTCGACGCCGCAGGGGCCAGTGGTCTCAAGGTGCAGGCTGCCGGGGCGCCGGATGCGCTGGGCAGCGTGCAACTGCGCCTGGTCACCGCTTGA
- a CDS encoding response regulator transcription factor, producing the protein MRILIVEDEPRLRAQLVQAIAAAGHIAEEAADGEQAHWLGEVETFDAVVLDLGLPRLDGLSVLRRWRAAGRTMPVLILTARGTWQEKVAGIDAGADDYLAKPFHMEELLARLRALLRRDSQHASAQWQCGPLWLDTRAARALVAGQPLQLTSHEFMLLAQLMQRQGEVLTRTELSEHLYPGGSERDSNTIEVFIGRLRRKLPAGCIETVRGLGYRLVAPGQSGDASA; encoded by the coding sequence ATGCGTATTCTGATCGTCGAAGACGAACCCCGCCTGCGCGCCCAGCTGGTGCAGGCCATCGCGGCCGCCGGCCACATCGCCGAGGAGGCCGCCGACGGCGAGCAGGCGCACTGGCTGGGCGAGGTCGAAACCTTCGACGCCGTGGTGCTCGACCTGGGCCTGCCCCGGCTTGATGGCCTGTCGGTGCTGCGCCGCTGGCGCGCTGCCGGGCGCACCATGCCGGTGCTGATCCTCACGGCGCGCGGCACCTGGCAGGAAAAGGTCGCCGGCATCGACGCCGGCGCCGACGACTACCTGGCCAAGCCCTTTCACATGGAAGAACTGCTGGCCCGCCTGCGCGCCCTGCTGCGCCGCGACAGCCAGCACGCCAGCGCGCAATGGCAATGCGGCCCCCTATGGCTGGACACGCGCGCCGCGCGCGCCCTGGTGGCCGGCCAGCCGCTGCAGCTGACCAGCCACGAATTCATGCTGCTGGCCCAGCTCATGCAGCGCCAGGGCGAGGTGCTCACGCGCACCGAGCTGTCCGAGCACCTGTACCCGGGCGGCAGCGAGCGCGACTCCAACACCATCGAGGTCTTCATTGGCCGGCTGCGCCGCAAGCTGCCCGCAGGCTGCATCGAGACCGTGCGCGGCCTGGGCTACCGGCTGGTGGCGCCCGGGCAGAGCGGCGACGCCAGCGCATGA